Proteins encoded together in one Kitasatospora albolonga window:
- a CDS encoding regulator, translating into MGNLPVVTTSFVGRGHELDRIERALQDHRLVTLSGSGGVGKSRLALRAAERARDRYADGVWWADLSHLDDDQLLTTTVCDGVGLLDHSPRRPVAALCEWLSDRRLLLVLDCCERIVDSCGQLVAELLSAAPGLTVLATSRQPLGAEGEHIVEVPPLSAGDDGDEAVRLFHDRAAAVVPGLCLDSPGDTAAVAEICRRLEGIPLALELASAQLRESSAQEITGRLASRLDALSDDTLWPRRHRALRTTIGWSHELCAPLERLLWARLSVFRGVIMAADAEAVCAGGPLGAEEIAPALESLADQSVLRRAGDGYRMLDTLREYGAMWLAELAEDALFADRHARHFAQTAVRAHTGWLGPQQVAWYHRVASTHADLCAALEHLLTEDPERAMEMAGCAGLFWSCCGHLHQARTYLERVLALPLSAGPHRTRALWALGITLTLQGDHEAARRVGAECEEAARLGQDAEAALSAAHSVSFTYLMMGRPQTAHLVSDRALRLHPGDPADAPSQMRCRVIRLFSLSALGRLDEAYEEATRLQRISLRFGEHWARAYADHQLALIHLLQGRPRHAESHARAMLASKHELHDSLGIALGLDLLAGAIAARGDGVAAARTSGTGHTYWRIIGHPHRGTPELGAIREQWERQARQAAGDSAYERAYRRASADDAERGLAHALERRLPS; encoded by the coding sequence ATGGGCAACCTCCCCGTGGTGACGACCAGTTTCGTCGGCCGCGGCCACGAACTGGACCGCATCGAACGGGCACTTCAGGATCACCGGCTGGTCACTCTCAGCGGGAGCGGCGGGGTGGGCAAGAGCCGGCTGGCCCTGCGCGCCGCCGAACGGGCCCGGGACCGGTACGCGGACGGCGTGTGGTGGGCCGACCTCTCCCATCTGGACGACGACCAGCTGCTCACCACCACCGTCTGCGACGGTGTCGGGCTGCTCGACCACAGCCCGCGCCGACCGGTGGCCGCGCTCTGCGAATGGCTCTCCGACCGCCGTCTGCTGCTCGTCCTCGACTGCTGCGAGCGGATCGTCGACTCCTGCGGGCAGCTCGTCGCCGAGCTGCTCTCCGCCGCGCCGGGGCTCACCGTCCTCGCCACCAGCAGGCAGCCGCTGGGAGCGGAGGGCGAGCACATCGTGGAGGTGCCCCCGCTGAGCGCGGGTGACGACGGCGACGAGGCCGTCCGGCTCTTCCACGACCGGGCGGCCGCCGTCGTCCCGGGGCTCTGCCTCGACTCCCCCGGCGACACGGCCGCCGTGGCCGAGATCTGCCGCCGCCTCGAAGGGATACCGCTCGCCCTCGAACTGGCCTCCGCCCAGCTGCGCGAGAGCAGCGCGCAGGAGATCACCGGGCGGCTCGCGTCCCGGCTGGACGCCCTCAGCGACGACACGCTCTGGCCCCGCCGCCACCGCGCCCTGCGCACCACGATCGGCTGGAGCCACGAGCTCTGCGCCCCGCTCGAACGCCTCCTGTGGGCGCGGCTGTCCGTCTTCCGCGGCGTCATCATGGCGGCCGACGCCGAGGCGGTGTGCGCGGGCGGGCCCCTCGGCGCCGAGGAGATCGCCCCCGCGCTGGAGAGCCTCGCCGACCAGTCCGTGCTCCGGCGTGCAGGTGACGGCTACCGGATGCTGGACACCCTGCGCGAGTACGGGGCGATGTGGCTCGCCGAGCTGGCGGAGGACGCGCTCTTCGCGGACCGGCACGCCCGGCACTTCGCGCAGACGGCCGTGCGGGCGCACACGGGCTGGCTGGGCCCCCAGCAGGTGGCGTGGTACCACAGGGTCGCCTCCACCCACGCGGACCTCTGCGCGGCCCTGGAGCACCTGCTGACGGAGGACCCCGAGCGGGCGATGGAGATGGCCGGGTGCGCCGGTCTGTTCTGGAGCTGCTGCGGCCATCTGCACCAGGCCCGCACCTACCTGGAACGGGTGCTGGCCCTGCCGCTGTCGGCCGGACCGCACCGCACCCGCGCGCTCTGGGCCCTCGGCATCACGCTGACCCTCCAGGGGGACCACGAGGCGGCGCGCCGGGTCGGTGCGGAGTGCGAGGAGGCGGCGCGCCTGGGCCAGGACGCCGAGGCGGCGCTCTCGGCGGCGCACTCCGTGAGCTTCACGTATCTGATGATGGGCCGGCCGCAGACCGCGCACCTGGTCAGCGACCGTGCCCTGCGCCTCCATCCGGGCGACCCCGCCGACGCGCCCTCCCAGATGCGCTGCCGGGTGATACGCCTCTTCTCACTGTCGGCGCTCGGCCGGCTGGACGAGGCGTACGAGGAGGCCACCCGGCTCCAGCGGATAAGCCTGCGGTTCGGCGAGCACTGGGCACGGGCCTACGCCGATCACCAGCTCGCCCTGATCCACCTGTTGCAGGGCCGCCCCCGGCACGCCGAGAGCCACGCCCGCGCGATGCTCGCCAGCAAGCACGAGCTCCACGACAGCCTCGGTATCGCCCTCGGCCTCGACCTGCTCGCCGGTGCCATCGCCGCCCGGGGGGACGGGGTCGCCGCGGCCCGGACCTCCGGCACGGGCCACACGTACTGGCGGATCATCGGCCACCCCCACCGCGGTACCCCGGAGCTGGGG